The following proteins come from a genomic window of Rhizobium sp. 007:
- a CDS encoding Gfo/Idh/MocA family oxidoreductase: MPKKPVNIGLIGAGRIGSFHGETVARRLVDAELVAIADPAPGAAANLAAKLDVDASYTDVAELLAHPGLDAVIIATPARFHTNVVVQAAEAGKAVFCEKPMALTLEDAERAVAAAKLAGVPLQVGFNRRWDQAFAEGRAAIDAGKVGTPQLIRSLTRDPGPFGADPDRIPLWTIFYETLIHDFDTLLWLNPGAKATEVYAVGDALVRPDAKDKGFLDTAVVTIRFDNGSVAVAEANFCAMYGYDIRGEVFGSGGMITMGDVRRSSMTLFDRNGVSNDTWRRDTDHFIHGYTAQLASFAKSVREGKLSGGATGHDARQALAIALACIESVQKKAPVPVK, translated from the coding sequence ATGCCCAAGAAACCCGTCAACATCGGCCTCATCGGAGCCGGCCGCATCGGCTCCTTCCATGGCGAGACCGTCGCCCGTCGTCTGGTCGATGCCGAACTCGTCGCCATTGCCGACCCGGCTCCTGGTGCCGCCGCAAACCTAGCCGCCAAGCTTGACGTCGACGCCTCCTATACTGACGTCGCCGAGCTGCTCGCCCATCCAGGCCTCGATGCTGTGATCATCGCCACGCCCGCCCGCTTCCACACCAATGTCGTCGTTCAGGCGGCGGAGGCCGGAAAGGCCGTGTTTTGCGAGAAGCCGATGGCCCTTACCCTCGAAGACGCCGAGCGCGCCGTCGCCGCCGCCAAGTTGGCTGGCGTCCCTCTCCAGGTCGGCTTCAATCGACGCTGGGATCAGGCCTTCGCCGAAGGCCGCGCAGCAATCGACGCCGGGAAGGTCGGAACCCCGCAGCTCATCCGCTCGCTCACCCGCGACCCCGGTCCGTTCGGTGCCGATCCGGACCGCATTCCCCTTTGGACCATCTTCTACGAGACCCTGATCCACGACTTCGACACGCTGCTGTGGCTGAACCCCGGTGCGAAGGCCACCGAGGTCTACGCCGTTGGCGACGCGTTGGTCCGCCCGGACGCCAAGGACAAAGGATTCCTAGATACCGCCGTCGTCACCATCCGCTTCGACAACGGCTCCGTGGCCGTGGCGGAAGCCAACTTCTGCGCCATGTATGGCTATGACATCCGCGGCGAGGTGTTCGGCTCAGGCGGCATGATCACCATGGGCGACGTCCGCCGCTCCAGCATGACCCTGTTCGACAGGAACGGCGTGTCCAACGACACATGGCGTCGCGACACCGACCACTTCATCCACGGCTATACCGCCCAACTCGCCTCGTTCGCGAAGTCGGTTCGCGAAGGGAAGCTCTCCGGAGGCGCGACGGGGCACGACGCCCGCCAGGCGCTGGCGATCGCGCTCGCTTGCATCGAGTCGGTCCAGAAGAAGGCCCCCGTGCCCGTGAAGTGA
- a CDS encoding LacI family DNA-binding transcriptional regulator, with protein sequence MRKRATAKEVGEAAGVSKWTVIRAFKPGASITDEAKRKILEAAEKLNYSPNLLARSLSTNVTHQVAVLVDDFANPQKLPFLESLTERLQAAGLVAMLININNHFDHVHALLNADQRLVDAIILLGTAFRDETLNDRRLGPGMPPMFVLARDSQIEGVPAVVCDAEVGLRDIVDHLHERGYRRPGFMTGASALSTALKRRHHFAEFWRQKGVDHIVDISAERYSREDGGASAREYLKTSPEDRVDVLMCENDILAIGAMETIRSEFGLRVPEDIAVVGFDNYELGATPAFGLTTYEQPCREMVDLIVEMVTGKREGETISLPGKLVVRSST encoded by the coding sequence ATGCGAAAGCGGGCTACGGCAAAGGAAGTGGGGGAGGCGGCGGGGGTGTCTAAATGGACGGTCATTCGCGCGTTCAAGCCCGGCGCGTCGATCACCGACGAAGCCAAACGCAAGATCCTGGAGGCGGCGGAGAAACTGAACTATTCGCCCAATCTGCTCGCGCGCAGCCTTTCGACGAACGTCACCCATCAGGTCGCCGTGCTCGTCGACGACTTCGCCAACCCGCAGAAACTTCCGTTTCTGGAATCCCTGACCGAGCGCCTGCAGGCCGCGGGTCTCGTGGCTATGCTCATCAACATCAACAATCACTTCGACCATGTGCATGCGCTTCTCAATGCCGACCAGCGCCTGGTCGACGCCATCATTCTCCTCGGCACCGCATTCCGGGACGAGACCTTGAACGACCGTCGCTTGGGACCGGGCATGCCGCCCATGTTTGTCCTCGCGCGCGATAGCCAGATCGAGGGTGTCCCGGCGGTCGTCTGCGACGCGGAAGTCGGCCTGAGGGATATCGTGGACCATCTTCATGAACGGGGCTATCGGCGGCCAGGCTTCATGACCGGGGCCTCGGCGCTGTCGACCGCATTGAAGCGGAGGCACCACTTCGCCGAGTTCTGGAGGCAGAAGGGTGTCGACCACATCGTGGACATCTCAGCGGAGCGGTACAGCCGGGAGGACGGAGGAGCCTCGGCCCGTGAATATTTGAAGACCTCCCCTGAAGACCGGGTCGATGTCCTGATGTGCGAGAACGACATCCTGGCGATCGGCGCGATGGAGACGATCCGTAGCGAGTTCGGTCTTAGGGTGCCGGAGGACATCGCCGTCGTCGGCTTCGACAACTACGAACTCGGCGCGACACCCGCGTTCGGCCTCACGACCTACGAGCAGCCGTGCCGCGAGATGGTCGACCTCATCGTGGAAATGGTCACTGGCAAGCGCGAAGGAGAGACCATTTCCCTTCCGGGCAAGCTCGTCGTCCGGTCGTCCACGTGA
- a CDS encoding sugar ABC transporter substrate-binding protein: MKALLKTLAMSAIAFGVATSAAVAVKAQEISIIAVTHGQASDPFWSIVKNGMMQAAKDSNVKVDYRAPETFDMVAMGQLIEAAVNQNPAGIVISNPDPDALGPAIEKAVAAGIPVISMNSGIAAQEKLGIRLHVGQDETPAGIKVGAKLKSLGLKHVLCVNQEVGNAALDQRCAGTEKGFEGGKVTVLPTTADPAEIEAKIQAALTSDPSIDVILGLSAPLVGERAVAVVEKMGVADKVKVASYDLSANFLQAVADGKALFAVDQQPYLQGYLPVTFLALNARYGTIPAGNVPSGPSFVEKDTAASVIEKSSQGIR; encoded by the coding sequence ATGAAAGCTCTGCTGAAGACGCTCGCCATGAGCGCAATCGCATTCGGTGTCGCCACCTCGGCCGCCGTCGCCGTCAAGGCGCAGGAAATCTCCATCATCGCCGTCACACACGGCCAGGCATCGGACCCGTTCTGGTCGATCGTCAAGAATGGCATGATGCAGGCCGCCAAGGACAGCAACGTCAAGGTCGACTACCGCGCGCCCGAAACCTTCGACATGGTCGCGATGGGCCAGCTGATCGAAGCCGCCGTCAACCAGAATCCGGCAGGCATCGTCATCTCCAATCCCGATCCGGACGCTCTCGGCCCGGCGATCGAAAAGGCCGTCGCCGCGGGCATCCCGGTCATCTCGATGAACTCGGGCATCGCCGCCCAGGAGAAGCTCGGCATCAGGCTTCATGTGGGCCAGGACGAAACTCCGGCAGGCATCAAGGTCGGCGCGAAGCTCAAGTCGCTCGGCCTCAAGCATGTCCTCTGCGTCAACCAGGAAGTCGGCAATGCCGCGCTTGACCAGCGTTGCGCCGGGACCGAGAAGGGCTTTGAAGGCGGCAAGGTAACCGTGCTTCCGACGACCGCCGATCCGGCCGAAATCGAAGCCAAGATTCAGGCTGCCCTGACGTCCGATCCGTCGATCGACGTCATCCTGGGTCTGTCCGCTCCGCTCGTTGGCGAGCGCGCCGTAGCCGTCGTTGAGAAGATGGGCGTTGCCGACAAGGTGAAGGTGGCTTCCTACGACCTGTCCGCCAACTTCCTCCAGGCCGTCGCCGACGGCAAGGCGCTGTTCGCCGTCGACCAGCAGCCCTATCTGCAGGGCTACCTGCCCGTGACCTTCCTCGCGCTCAACGCCCGTTACGGCACCATCCCGGCAGGCAATGTCCCGTCGGGTCCGAGCTTCGTCGAGAAGGACACCGCTGCTTCCGTCATCGAGAAGTCCTCCCAGGGCATTCGCTAA
- a CDS encoding ATP-binding cassette domain-containing protein — protein MSNTQTPLIEVKDLVKNFGSVIALNGVSMKVHANEVLCLLGDNGAGKSTLINTLAGVHKPSSGDFLVDGQPRLFSGPRDALDSGIATVYQDLAMIPLMSVTRNFFMGREPLKGFGPFKTMDMDLADNVTRDEMHRIGIDVRDPQQAVGTLSGGERQCVAIARAVYFGAKVLILDEPTSALGVAQTSMVLKYVNQVREKGLGVIFITHNVRHAYAVGNRFTVLNRGKTLGTFTKGEINIDELQNLMAGGKELQSVSQELGGTI, from the coding sequence ATGAGCAACACCCAGACCCCTCTCATCGAGGTCAAGGACCTCGTCAAAAATTTCGGTTCGGTCATCGCCCTCAACGGCGTTTCCATGAAGGTCCACGCCAACGAAGTCCTCTGCCTGCTCGGGGACAACGGGGCTGGCAAGAGCACTCTGATCAACACCCTGGCAGGCGTGCACAAGCCTAGCTCCGGCGACTTCCTCGTCGACGGCCAGCCGAGGCTGTTCTCAGGCCCGCGCGATGCCCTCGATTCCGGGATAGCCACGGTCTATCAGGACCTCGCCATGATCCCTCTGATGTCGGTCACCCGGAATTTCTTCATGGGCCGGGAGCCATTGAAAGGCTTCGGCCCGTTCAAGACCATGGACATGGACCTCGCCGACAACGTCACGCGCGACGAAATGCACCGTATCGGCATCGATGTTCGCGATCCGCAGCAGGCCGTCGGTACGCTGTCCGGTGGCGAACGCCAGTGCGTCGCGATCGCACGAGCGGTCTACTTCGGTGCCAAGGTGCTGATCCTTGACGAGCCGACGTCGGCCCTCGGCGTGGCTCAGACCTCGATGGTGCTAAAATACGTCAACCAGGTCCGCGAGAAGGGCCTCGGCGTGATCTTCATCACCCACAACGTGCGCCACGCCTACGCAGTCGGAAACCGCTTCACGGTTCTCAACCGCGGCAAGACGCTTGGCACCTTCACGAAGGGCGAGATCAACATCGACGAGCTTCAGAACCTGATGGCCGGCGGCAAGGAGCTGCAGTCCGTTTCGCAGGAACTCGGGGGCACCATCTAG
- a CDS encoding substrate-binding domain-containing protein, with product MTTLQQVAFRAGCSLATASRVLNRNGPVSDGMVRKVRRAAAELGYRPPGLAAGKPGRRPVVGVLIPSITNPVFASSLSTIQNRMLVAGHGVVIAQSNYDPGREADAVASLLNDRPTGLILTVCDPLTSAALLPSLPPTVLLNNMPTQRFPAAVTADNRSAGRELTDFLIAMGHRRILFVSGNFVASDRARSRYAGHVDAMHVRGLTPLDAVEIPFVSGYEELDLREAMTTFSPTALIASNDLLAFGVIGALRREGFSVPRDVSVAGFDGIAIGRLMDPPLTTIEMPDASMGATAASLLLDIAENAAPARHLDVAYTLRKGGTVRDLTQDPS from the coding sequence ATGACTACGCTGCAACAGGTGGCTTTTCGCGCGGGGTGTTCGCTTGCAACCGCAAGCCGGGTCTTAAACCGCAATGGTCCCGTCAGCGACGGAATGGTGCGCAAGGTACGCCGGGCAGCAGCCGAACTCGGTTATCGGCCGCCGGGACTTGCCGCTGGAAAACCTGGGCGACGCCCGGTTGTCGGCGTCCTTATACCGAGCATAACCAATCCGGTTTTTGCCTCATCGCTTTCCACCATTCAAAATCGCATGCTGGTCGCCGGTCACGGTGTTGTAATTGCCCAGTCCAATTATGATCCTGGGCGCGAGGCTGACGCCGTTGCATCACTCCTGAACGACCGTCCAACTGGCCTGATCCTCACCGTTTGCGATCCGCTGACGAGTGCCGCCCTTCTGCCGTCCCTGCCGCCGACGGTTCTCCTCAACAACATGCCGACGCAGCGATTTCCCGCTGCGGTCACGGCCGACAACCGCAGCGCTGGACGCGAACTTACCGACTTTCTGATCGCTATGGGACACCGACGCATCCTCTTCGTATCGGGAAATTTCGTCGCCTCCGACAGAGCTAGATCCCGCTATGCCGGTCATGTCGACGCCATGCATGTAAGGGGCCTTACGCCGCTGGATGCGGTCGAGATCCCGTTTGTCAGCGGTTATGAGGAGCTTGATCTGCGCGAGGCGATGACCACGTTTTCGCCGACAGCGCTCATCGCCTCCAATGATCTTCTTGCCTTCGGCGTAATCGGCGCGCTTCGGCGCGAGGGCTTCTCGGTGCCCCGGGACGTTTCCGTCGCCGGCTTCGACGGTATCGCGATCGGCCGGCTGATGGACCCGCCGCTGACGACGATCGAGATGCCCGATGCCAGCATGGGAGCGACGGCGGCCTCGCTGCTCCTCGATATCGCCGAGAACGCCGCCCCTGCCCGCCATCTCGATGTTGCCTATACGTTGCGCAAAGGCGGAACGGTACGCGATCTCACTCAAGATCCGTCATAG
- a CDS encoding ABC transporter substrate-binding protein: MKHITKLLAVAAVSMAISLPARAETALTVHYPMPGFFKDVMDTISKKFMEENPDIKIQFASPSATYEEGIQTILRQVGTSELPDVTFVGLNRLRMLSERNVGLDLSPLVQKDGNMAEQGFSDTILKLAQVNGKQVGLAFATSNPIMYYNADLVKAAGGDPDNPPKTWDEVIALGGKIKALGNGVDGIDFRWQGDDWMFSALLFGAGGKMLNEDESKVAFNGPEGQKAVETLHRMVTEGGMPVFTKAAGEQAFAAGKVGFEFQTTGALRNTIKNVGNKFDLRTAKIPLIDPVNGRLPTGGNAVVILTQDEAKQDAAWKFAKFAAGPYGASVVVPGTGYVPNNELAAKSAEYLGDFYKQNPLFQAGLSQMPVMVPWYAFPGSNGVKVTQTIVDNLSRVVDGSAEPKEALDDAADDVQGMLPRS; the protein is encoded by the coding sequence ATGAAACATATCACCAAGCTTCTCGCCGTAGCGGCTGTATCGATGGCAATTTCGCTTCCGGCTCGTGCCGAAACAGCGCTTACGGTTCACTACCCCATGCCCGGCTTCTTCAAGGACGTGATGGACACGATCTCGAAGAAGTTCATGGAAGAAAATCCGGATATCAAGATCCAGTTCGCAAGCCCGTCTGCAACTTACGAAGAAGGTATCCAAACGATCCTTCGCCAGGTCGGCACCAGCGAATTGCCGGACGTCACATTCGTCGGCCTCAATCGCCTGCGCATGCTGAGCGAGCGTAACGTCGGTCTTGACCTGAGCCCGCTCGTCCAAAAGGACGGGAACATGGCCGAGCAGGGTTTCTCCGACACGATCCTCAAGCTTGCGCAAGTCAATGGCAAGCAGGTCGGTCTCGCCTTTGCGACCTCCAACCCGATCATGTACTACAATGCCGATCTCGTGAAGGCAGCCGGCGGCGATCCGGACAATCCGCCGAAGACCTGGGACGAGGTCATTGCGCTTGGCGGCAAGATCAAGGCGCTCGGCAACGGCGTTGACGGCATCGATTTCCGCTGGCAGGGCGACGACTGGATGTTTTCGGCTCTGCTTTTCGGCGCCGGCGGCAAGATGCTGAACGAGGATGAGAGCAAGGTTGCCTTCAATGGCCCGGAAGGTCAGAAGGCCGTCGAGACCCTGCACCGCATGGTCACTGAAGGCGGCATGCCGGTCTTCACCAAGGCTGCCGGTGAACAGGCCTTTGCCGCCGGCAAGGTCGGTTTTGAATTCCAGACGACCGGCGCGTTGCGCAACACGATCAAGAATGTCGGCAACAAGTTCGATCTGCGCACGGCCAAGATCCCGCTGATCGATCCGGTCAACGGGCGCCTGCCGACGGGCGGCAATGCCGTCGTCATCCTGACGCAGGATGAAGCAAAGCAGGACGCCGCCTGGAAGTTCGCCAAGTTCGCTGCCGGCCCCTATGGCGCTTCCGTCGTCGTTCCAGGTACAGGTTATGTTCCGAACAACGAACTTGCCGCCAAGTCGGCCGAATATCTTGGCGATTTCTATAAGCAGAACCCGCTCTTCCAGGCGGGCTTGAGCCAGATGCCGGTGATGGTGCCCTGGTATGCCTTCCCGGGCAGCAATGGCGTGAAGGTCACGCAGACGATCGTCGACAACCTTTCGCGCGTCGTCGACGGCTCTGCCGAGCCGAAGGAAGCGCTCGACGACGCAGCCGACGACGTTCAGGGCATGCTGCCGCGCAGCTGA
- a CDS encoding TIM barrel protein — MTSSFPLAACAEMIWRDKPIEWRASRLKELGFGVGLWNWPEHDIGKLEATGATFTIMNGYLTGRLTDDDGAAELLKTARETAQVGKRLGVQRLNLHGTGLGDRGLPVQPIEIVTGAMWLKARETLSRIVDLAEEEGVTFTLENLNLPVDHPGVPFGRAEDTLALVSSIDHPRLRLNLDLYHAQIGEGNLIELCRKSLPWIGEIQVADVPGRFEPGTGEVNWSGIAKALAAMGYSGPIGMEAWASGDSDVALEAFRKAFTL; from the coding sequence ATGACTTCTTCGTTCCCTCTCGCAGCCTGCGCCGAAATGATCTGGCGCGACAAGCCGATCGAATGGCGCGCCTCCCGTCTCAAAGAGCTCGGTTTCGGTGTCGGTCTCTGGAACTGGCCAGAGCACGACATCGGCAAGCTCGAAGCGACCGGAGCGACGTTCACGATCATGAACGGCTATCTGACGGGCCGCCTCACCGATGACGATGGTGCCGCTGAGCTGCTCAAGACGGCCCGCGAGACCGCGCAGGTTGGCAAGCGCCTTGGTGTTCAGCGCCTGAACCTTCACGGCACCGGACTTGGCGACCGCGGCCTCCCGGTCCAGCCGATCGAGATCGTGACAGGAGCCATGTGGCTCAAGGCCCGCGAGACCTTGTCCCGCATCGTCGACCTCGCCGAAGAGGAAGGCGTGACATTTACGCTGGAGAACCTGAACCTCCCTGTCGACCATCCAGGGGTCCCGTTCGGCCGCGCCGAGGACACGCTGGCGCTGGTCTCCAGCATTGATCATCCGCGCCTGAGGCTCAATCTCGACCTTTATCACGCGCAGATCGGCGAAGGGAACCTGATCGAGCTGTGCCGCAAATCTCTACCTTGGATCGGCGAAATTCAGGTCGCCGACGTTCCCGGCCGATTTGAACCGGGCACAGGCGAGGTCAACTGGAGTGGCATCGCCAAGGCGCTCGCCGCCATGGGCTATTCCGGTCCGATCGGCATGGAGGCCTGGGCATCCGGAGACTCCGACGTCGCTCTCGAAGCCTTCCGCAAAGCCTTCACTCTCTGA
- a CDS encoding ABC transporter permease: MSLVNEQNGATASRADERLKKVSTVTSLLRRPELGAVAGLVLVAIFFVFTANPAMFTLAGIMNFMAPAAQLGILAIGAALLMIGGEFDLSIGSMVAFAGLVFGTALVVLQLPLSVAILIAMAFAVCIGVTNAQITIRTGLPSFIVTLAFLFILRGLTLVGLKWASGGSTQLRGMKEAAANSPLAPIFSGDAFPGLFRWMAELGVIAKLPNGNPQVPGIPVEILWFIAIALGATWLLLRTRFGNWIFAAGGDAWAAQKSGVPVRRVKTTLFVITALCATLVAILTVLDAGSTDARRGFQKEFEAIIAAVIGGCLLTGGYGSAIGAFFGSIVFGMVLIGLTYTSIDQDWYLVFLGGMLLIAVIFNNVIRKRVTGER, from the coding sequence ATGTCCCTCGTCAATGAACAAAACGGCGCGACGGCTTCGCGCGCCGATGAGCGGCTCAAGAAGGTGTCGACCGTCACCTCGCTTCTGCGCCGCCCTGAACTCGGGGCCGTCGCCGGACTTGTGCTCGTTGCGATATTCTTCGTTTTCACCGCGAATCCGGCGATGTTCACGCTCGCGGGCATCATGAACTTCATGGCCCCCGCCGCGCAGCTCGGCATCCTCGCGATAGGAGCTGCCCTGCTCATGATTGGGGGGGAGTTCGACCTCTCCATCGGGTCGATGGTGGCCTTCGCCGGCCTCGTCTTCGGCACGGCTCTCGTCGTGCTCCAGCTTCCCCTGAGCGTCGCGATCCTCATCGCCATGGCTTTCGCGGTCTGCATCGGCGTCACCAACGCCCAGATCACGATCCGGACGGGTCTGCCATCGTTCATCGTGACGCTTGCATTCCTCTTCATTCTACGAGGCCTGACACTCGTGGGGCTCAAATGGGCCAGCGGAGGTTCCACCCAGCTCCGTGGAATGAAGGAAGCCGCCGCCAACAGTCCCCTCGCTCCCATCTTCTCGGGCGATGCGTTTCCGGGATTGTTCCGTTGGATGGCCGAGCTCGGCGTGATCGCCAAGCTTCCCAACGGCAATCCGCAGGTGCCCGGCATTCCCGTCGAAATCCTCTGGTTCATCGCCATCGCGCTTGGCGCAACCTGGCTACTGCTCCGGACCCGTTTCGGCAACTGGATTTTCGCCGCTGGCGGCGATGCATGGGCGGCCCAGAAGTCCGGTGTCCCGGTCCGTCGGGTGAAGACCACCCTATTCGTCATCACGGCGCTCTGCGCCACCCTCGTCGCGATCCTGACCGTCCTCGATGCCGGATCGACCGATGCCCGGCGCGGGTTCCAGAAGGAGTTCGAGGCGATCATCGCAGCCGTTATCGGTGGATGCCTGCTCACGGGCGGCTACGGCTCGGCGATCGGTGCCTTCTTCGGCTCCATCGTGTTCGGCATGGTGCTGATCGGGCTGACCTACACCTCGATCGACCAGGATTGGTATCTCGTCTTCCTCGGCGGCATGCTTCTGATCGCGGTCATCTTCAACAACGTCATCCGCAAGCGCGTCACGGGAGAACGGTGA
- a CDS encoding sugar ABC transporter permease yields the protein MASVTSMAMPPDPAAAHRLSEARIAWMLALPAIVLLFLFVLLPVVAVIILGFTDFELGYGTFRFVGLENYADLITDRTFRRSLWNTAVYAAIVAPVSICLGLGIAMLIESETTARSFFRTAYFLPVASLIVAMATVWQYMFHPTIGPLNALLSLVGLSGPNWLGSSGTVLYSLSIIGVWQSAGFNMVLFLAGLTAIPRELYAAAEVDGARSAVDRFFLVTWPMLGPTTLFVITISITNAVKVFETVKTLTEGGPNKASEVLLFTIYQEGFVYLRVGYASAMTVVFLAILVVLMFLQYRLLDRRVHYT from the coding sequence ATGGCTAGCGTCACCTCCATGGCCATGCCGCCAGATCCGGCCGCAGCGCATCGGCTGAGCGAAGCCCGCATTGCCTGGATGCTGGCGCTGCCGGCGATCGTGTTGCTTTTCCTCTTCGTGCTCCTGCCGGTCGTTGCTGTCATAATCCTCGGTTTCACCGATTTCGAGCTCGGCTATGGCACGTTCCGTTTCGTCGGCTTGGAAAACTACGCTGACCTGATCACCGATCGCACCTTTCGCAGGTCGCTGTGGAACACGGCGGTCTATGCGGCAATTGTCGCGCCGGTCTCGATCTGCCTCGGGCTCGGCATTGCCATGCTGATCGAAAGCGAGACCACGGCGCGCAGTTTCTTTCGCACCGCATATTTCCTGCCTGTCGCCTCGCTGATCGTCGCCATGGCGACCGTCTGGCAGTATATGTTCCATCCGACCATCGGCCCGCTCAACGCCCTGCTTTCGCTTGTCGGCCTTTCCGGCCCGAACTGGCTCGGCAGCTCCGGCACGGTGCTTTACAGCCTGTCGATCATCGGCGTCTGGCAATCGGCGGGCTTCAATATGGTGCTCTTCCTGGCTGGCCTGACGGCGATCCCGCGTGAGCTTTATGCCGCAGCCGAGGTGGACGGCGCCAGATCCGCAGTCGATCGCTTCTTTCTGGTCACCTGGCCGATGCTCGGCCCGACGACGCTGTTTGTCATCACCATCAGCATCACCAACGCCGTTAAGGTCTTCGAGACGGTCAAGACGCTGACCGAAGGTGGTCCGAACAAAGCCTCGGAGGTGCTGCTGTTCACCATTTACCAGGAAGGCTTCGTCTACCTGCGCGTCGGCTATGCTTCGGCGATGACGGTCGTCTTTCTCGCAATCCTCGTGGTGCTGATGTTCCTGCAGTATCGCCTTCTTGATCGCCGGGTCCACTACACATGA
- a CDS encoding carbohydrate ABC transporter permease, which produces MTMSALPLGRIIRLALLCLGAIVFLAPYVFMISTAGKAQSDIFTSSLLLIPEHFTYVENFTKALSRVPMGRLLWNGVVVCGLIFFFQVLVAIPCAYAMAKLRFRAARMMMVLVMLGLLVPIHATALPLYVAFDRASLLNSYAALVAPFTISVFAIFMFLQFFRAMPDDLIHAARLDGMSELGIVARVIVPNAWPAVTAFAIFSVVAHWNDLYWPLVVISRQDYATPPLGLMYFRAAEAGDDYGALMAATLTITLPLVAVFLLAQKRFVEGITMTGLKG; this is translated from the coding sequence ATGACGATGAGCGCCCTTCCCCTCGGCAGAATTATCCGTCTGGCACTGCTTTGCCTTGGCGCCATTGTGTTTTTGGCGCCCTACGTCTTCATGATCTCGACCGCCGGCAAGGCGCAGAGCGATATTTTCACCTCATCTCTGTTGCTGATCCCCGAGCACTTCACCTATGTGGAGAACTTCACCAAGGCGCTGAGCCGCGTGCCGATGGGAAGGCTGCTGTGGAACGGGGTCGTCGTCTGCGGGTTGATCTTCTTCTTCCAGGTGCTCGTCGCGATCCCCTGCGCCTATGCTATGGCGAAGCTGCGCTTCCGCGCCGCACGCATGATGATGGTCTTGGTCATGCTCGGCCTTCTGGTGCCGATTCACGCAACTGCCTTGCCGCTTTATGTGGCCTTCGACCGCGCTTCGCTGCTCAACAGCTATGCCGCCCTTGTCGCGCCCTTTACGATTTCGGTTTTCGCGATCTTCATGTTTCTGCAGTTCTTTCGCGCCATGCCGGATGATCTCATCCATGCCGCCCGGCTCGACGGCATGTCGGAACTCGGTATCGTCGCCCGCGTCATCGTTCCCAACGCCTGGCCTGCAGTGACCGCGTTTGCGATCTTTTCGGTCGTCGCCCACTGGAACGATCTTTATTGGCCACTGGTCGTCATCAGCAGGCAGGATTATGCGACGCCGCCGCTCGGCCTGATGTATTTCCGCGCCGCCGAAGCTGGCGACGACTATGGCGCGCTGATGGCGGCAACGCTGACCATTACCCTTCCCCTCGTTGCCGTCTTCCTGCTGGCGCAGAAGCGTTTCGTCGAGGGCATCACCATGACCGGTCTTAAAGGCTGA